The Nitrospira sp. genome includes the window AAGTAAAGCTATTTATGTATCACTACACTAGGAAAGCTGTGCGTACGATTTTCAGAAAGTCGGCGTCGCCATGGAAGAGTCTTGGGAAGCGGTTCACGGGCTGAAATATTGTCGAGCCTTCCCCTGCGAGAATCGAAATTCTCTCAGCGAGGAAATTGGTTGCTTGACAGTTGGGATCGGGGAGCTGTATATCGTGGAAAGATTAATTCCTACCGGAATTATCAAGAATGAAAGTTTCACATCGCGCAACGTATGGAATCTTGGCTGCCGTTGACCTTGCCATGAATGGGAAAGAAGTCCCCATTCAGGCTCGGGCCATCGCCAGGCGGCAATCAATTCCTGTGCGATTTCTTGAGCAAGTGCTGAATGCGATGAAGAAGGCCGGTCTCGTCGATAGTACGCGGGGTGCACAGGGGGGCTATCTCCTCTTGCGTGCTCCCTCAGAGCTGTCAGTGGCCGATTTGCTTGAGGCGCTTGATGGACCGGTGTTTCACGACGCATCACAGAATGGGACCGGGCAGAATCGCCGTGATACGAGAGAACAGCTGTTACTCGGGGCGGTGTGGGAAAAAGTGCATCGAGCGGAACGAGGAGTCCTCTCTGCTATCACGATCGATCAATTAGTTGAACGCCAGCGGGTGCTCGATCAGCAACAGAATCCGATGTACCACATCTGATTCGGCAGGCTGGTTCCGGCGGCAGCGTGGTGTCTTAGTCGCGGTAAGGGAGGAATATTTATGAGCCCCCAAGATCAGCTGACCATACCGGAGATCAAG containing:
- a CDS encoding Rrf2 family transcriptional regulator — encoded protein: MKVSHRATYGILAAVDLAMNGKEVPIQARAIARRQSIPVRFLEQVLNAMKKAGLVDSTRGAQGGYLLLRAPSELSVADLLEALDGPVFHDASQNGTGQNRRDTREQLLLGAVWEKVHRAERGVLSAITIDQLVERQRVLDQQQNPMYHI